Genomic segment of Populus trichocarpa isolate Nisqually-1 chromosome 12, P.trichocarpa_v4.1, whole genome shotgun sequence:
TATGCTACCGGCGCATATCTCAACCTTCTTACGTGATGCTGAAACTATTGAtgctgaaaacataaaaatgggAGAACGAATCGAACAAGGAATCGTAGGTAATtagattttcatattttatttctatttgtagTCTGAATCTTAATTGATTTTCGTTGATTGTTaatattctcaatcaatttcatTGCTTAATCTCGATTACCGTATTCATGCTTATCCAATAACAATCGAAACCGGTAAACGTCCATGCATGTTCTAAATTACTGTAGCAACTGGAAGCAGAAAAATTCTTAATATGAATTATTCATAAACATGCATGTTCTAAATAAGGCTTCTGAATCCTACGCTGTTATCTCATTGCAATCCAAGTCCATGGTTATGAGTGAAATGCTCTGTTTCTGGCACCGGCCTCGTCTTCGCTTCATCGTTGCTACCCGTTTAATACTGTAAGTGCTGTAATATGCCTCACCATTTCTTGTAGGTGCGAGCTTGATGTTTGACAACTGCATCATTACGAGGAATGAGTCGGTCTCGTTTGCAAGACTGGCCACCAAATTGCATATAAGATGAAAAGTTAGCTAATCTTGTGTGTAGGGGTTTTCCAGTTCCGGTTGGAATTGATTATTGCCATGGttgtatatatttgattttttttttccagttgcAATTTGCGGCGGCATCCCATTTCCAGGAGCTAAGCTTTAACAAGGTTGCTTATTCACATTACTATTTTGCATGCATAAATCTATGATAGAAATATTTGGAACTAATTACTTTGCCAACGCTTCTGTTTGCATGATAACACTGCCCAAAAGGAGGCAAGGAACAGCGCATTAGAATTGGTTGTCAAACGAGGACAGCGCCTGGTTGATCCGAGTGATGGAGAAAAAGTGGATGATTGGAGTTCTCCCATGGTTCTGAGGTCTTGAAAGAGTTCGACAGCGCCTGTTTTGTTCAAGAAGCTTTTGGTCTTCGTCACCAGGCATGAGGTATTTTAGTTGTATGGATTCCTAGGTTCTCAGAACTAGAGCTCTGATatcataaagaaaatgataatgcGAATGTtttctgtattttcttttttcaatattgcAAAGCTGTACGATATATATATGCAGTTTACATACAATCTGATCCACCATTCTAGGAGCTATTCTAGGATTAACTTTGATAAATTGTTAATGAATCGAAATGTTAAAGCAACCAATCTCTTCACGGCGAAATGTACTTCAAATAAAAAGCGCActcctaaataaataaatggtgtGAATACACTAAGAAAGGGTGATTGAAGTAAAGATGTAACAACTGCTGCATGCATTGGTTCTTTTTTATAGATGTAACACCCAAATATTCCATGCATCAaaactaaccaaaaaaaaaaaaacacgcaaATTAAGTGACTCGAAAATATTCCATGTATCgaataaaactcataaaaaaaataaaattaaaacacaaccaTGAAGGAAAACAGAAGCAGTACGAAAGAGGAATCCAATTCTCTGAATCTGCCACTCTAGCGTTCTTCTCATGTCAACCTCCACTTGGTATCTCATAAGGTAGCGAGAATGTTTATTCCAAACTTCACTGCAATAGAAAAAcatgcaaataattttttttatttaatgaatccGAAAGCGAAAGAAAAGACTAATCAAAGGAAATAGCACAGAAAAAATAGCATAAACTCTTGCACGTAAAACCTTAAGACGTCAAATGCTTGCAGAACTTACCTCATTTTACTAGCTCCGTTGTTTAGTTTCTTCTTGCACCATTCCTACGAGCATTCTTCTTCGTTCTTCTTGCCTTCAGATTCCATTGATCTTCAACCACTTTCAGAAACCATGCTGGTTTTCTTGTTCTGAACACAACGTATCCCATTGTGACTCCAAACACAAACCCACTTCCATACCCTATTGCCacagctttccatccaaatcCTTCTCCAAAGAATTTTGAATCATCTccatcgtgaaagtttgatggcTGCAATGGTGGTGCCTCGTCATTATTGCATTCTTTTGGCATGGGGAATCCACATAAGTCCAAGTTTCCTTCAAATGAGCTTGCATTAAACGTGTTGAACTGCTTTCCAGTGGGTATGGCCCCCTTAAGCCGGTTATGTGAAAGGTCTAAGACTGCAAGAAATGTTAGATCTGCCAACTGTACTGGAATCCTTCCGGTAAGCAAATTCGAAGACAAATCTAATGATTCCAGATAGGTCAACATTCCAAATGATGATTGAATATGGCCTGTAAGGGAATTATGAGAGAGGTTGAGTTGTTGAACTGCTTTAAGCTTTCCGATCTCCTTTGGAATCTCTCCGGTGAAACTGTTGTTTGACAAATCAAGTATTCTAAGAGTGCTTTGGATTTTCTCGAACTCAATCTCAACCCCTTTCCATGTCACTTTTATGGAATAGGCCATCATGTAAAATGGATTTTGATCATAGGCCATCATTGCTTCAAAACTATTGAAATATCCTATTGGTAAAGGTCCACTCAAATTATTGTTGGAGATGTCAAAGACCCGCAATTTGGAGAATGAATTTTTAGTAGTCGGACTACTCACAAAACCATGGAGTTTATTGGACTTTAGGGCAAGGATATAGAGCTCTGGAAGCGTTTCTAGAAAATAGGGAAATGTGTCCTCAATTTTATTGTCACCAAGATCAAGAACTTGTAGCATTATGCAGTTGATGATAGACGATGGTATTTTCCCTTCCAATTCATTGCCATTTAGGTTGAGATATTTCAAGTTATTCCCTTTTGAAAATGGTGAAAAGATAGTGCCTTGAAGATTATTCATGCCAAGATTCAAAACTGAGAGAGAGTTGCTAAAGTTCCCTAAACATTGTGGTATAAAACCACTCAAGCTGTTGTTGGACAAATCAAGGAGTTGAAGGACTTTAAGCTTGCAAATAGAGGAAGAAATTTCACCTGTTAATTTACTGTTGGATGCAAGAGAAAGGGCTTCCAGGTTctcttgtttgaaaattgaacttgGGATTGGACCATGCAAGTTGTTTTTGCTCATATCAAACAATCTCAATGAAAGAGTACTTATTTGAGAAGGGATAGGTCCTGAGAGTTGATTATTGGATAAACCTAAATTTTCAAGGAGGGTAAGGTTACCTAAAAACTCTGGAATCCTACctgaaaaattattgttatcaaGATACAAGGATTGAAGTTGCACAAGATTTGTAAGTGATGATGGAACCTGACCGCTCAAATTGCTACCTGCGAGATCTAAACGAGTGAGATGTGTGAGATCACCAATAAGGGACAGATTTGACCTTGTGATATTAGAGTTTCTAAGAACCAAAACTTCCAACAACTTTAGATTATTGAAGAAGTCATTTTCTAAAGAAACTGAAATTCTCGTACGAGTAAGACCCAATAACCAGAGGACATTACTCACATTGGATGAAGGAAAAGAGCCAGTGAGGTCGTCGTTGTATGTCAAATCAAGCTCTTCAAGGTTTGGTAGGAGAAAGATGTTATCTGGGAACTTCCCATGCAATCCACAACCCCAAAGGGAAAGAGCTGACAAGGATGATGACAGATTCGCCAAGGAATTAGGTATGACCAAAGGCATATTTACATAACCCAAACGGAGTCCTCTTAGCTTGGTTAGGTTTTGAATAGTCTTGTCAAAAGAACTTGGTTCTACACTCAAATAGTCATTGAAAGAGAGATCAATTGAAACCAACTCAGTGAGTTGCCCAAGATCATCTGGAATTGAACCTGtaagattgttttttctaagatCCAACTGCTGGAGGTGCTTAAATTTTCTCATTGAGGATGGGAATTTTCCTTGCAGTCCACAGGAATAGAGTATGAGTGATGACAAAGAAGAAGACAGATTCATCAAGGAATTGGGTGCAACCAATGATATGTTCACCCAACTCAGATCGAGTTCTCTAAGCTGGGTTAGGTTTTGAACAAgcttgtcaaaagaaattggttctAGACTTAGATGGTCGTTTTCGTTTCCAGAGAGAGCAAGTGAAACCAACTCAGTGAGTTGCCCAAGATCATATGGAAGTGGACCTGTAAGATTGTTTTCTGCAAGTTCCAACTGCTGGAGGTGCTTAAATTTTCTCATTGAGAATGggaattttccttgcaatctaCACGAATTGAGTATGAGTGATGACAAAGAAGAAGACAGATTCATCAAGGAATTGGGTACAACCAATGACATGTTTACCCGACTCAGATCGAGTTCTCTAAGCTGGGTTAGATTTCGAACAAGCTTGTCCAAAGAAATTGGTTCTAGACTTAGATAGTCATTTCTGTCTCCAGAGAGATCAAGTGAAACCAATTTGGAGAGCCGAGAGATTTCCGACGGAACTTGACCTGCAAAGACTGAGTAGTTTAGGTTAAGATGTGTCAGGTTGGAGAACTGGCCAAATCGAGAAGAAATACGGGAGCTATTGAAATGATTGTCAGAGAGGTCGAGCTTTTGAAGATGATGCAGGGAGAAGAGGGTGCTATTGGGATGGAGGGTGCCATAAAGCATGCTGCAAGCAAGGTCCAGTGCAGTGACTTGCCCGGTTTTCATGTCACAAGTGACCCCATCCCACAAACAGCAGTCTGTACCCTCTTTCCACGACTCTGTCTTGGGATGCTGGCAACGCCCTGAAGCAGAGCTACTAATGGAAAAGGACTCTTTGAATTGGAGCAAAGAAAGACTTTGGTCAGGAGCACAGAAATGAGATGAAGAGGAGtaatttgatgaagaaattgTTGCGtgaaaatggaagagaaacagaatgGAAGAGAGAAATTGAGAGAGGGACAGTGGTGAAAACCCCATGGTGGCTGGCCTTACAGGATTCGAAAGTATATTTGGAGTGTGAACGAAAGATGAGAAATAAAGATTTGCATTGGTACTATTTATACACAAACCAATCAAGATTTTGCTATTCAAATTCCGtaccaaagaaaaaatcaatcttgaGCACTAACGATTTGGtctgtttccttttttgttgtttgaccCCGAAGTCGTTATTTCTTGTATATAATTTTCCAACAAATTAATAGTGCTCATAAATTTTTCTGCGAAGCTTTCTTTGtccactgaattttttttttaaaaaaaaaaacaacagattCTCAAaaggatgaattttttttaataatttacccGTGTATGCGTCCATGTTATATTCATGGGCACACGAGTGAGCACTGttcttattatattttccaTACTTACcatggagaaataaaaaaaatcaagtaagaaaTGTACATGCATTACGGGTGTTTCATAACATGATACAtagtactttttaaaaatatttttttaattaaaaatacattaaaaatattttttttttaatttttaacattaacatatatttaaaatcatcaaaaaacatctaagaaaacatcaatttaatatttcttcaagtGAAAAGTAATTgcaaaaacactttgaaaaatatttaacaatgttagaaaattatataaatcatatattgaggTTTCACTTAAtaacttatgtttttggatGAGATAGCTCtttaatatgatatcagagccttaaAGATTAAATGATCACGAATTCGAATTTCATTATCCTTATTCtctcttctaattaaaatttaattaatagcaCAAGACAATGCCGACCTGTGCAAATTTCAAAACCAaatagctttcacttgagggggtgtgttcgAGAGtaatataatatcatatattgGGGTCTCACTTAACAGTTTAAACTTTTgtgttgagatgattttttaatatgatattagagCCTTAGCAGTCACGAGTACGAATCTCACAACTTTAattgtatttgataaaaattaaacacaagatagTATGAGTCCGTGCAAATTACTTGAAAGGGTGTattagagaattatataaatcatatattaaaatctcactTAACAATTTAAACTTTTGAGTGAGATAATTCTTTACAAACCACAATATACAAAACACACACCAACAATCTTTGTGCAAAATCATGAGGTGATTTATAAGTTTAAGAGCaagctatttaatttatttattttattgctgCTAGCGAACTCGatcttctttgtttcttttgcatGAGTTGCCTATAGAGCAAACGGTTTCTTATTGTATAATCTACGTTCACAAATGAAGTGGCTCCATGATTTTTGTTGAGAGTAGATAATATCCCTACTTTTACATTTGCAGCAAGTTTACGTGCTAATCTTCATTTGGTGCTGAATATGGAATTGAAGGTTGAATTATTCAATTGCAAATATTTCTATACAAGTAGGTCCCTCAGTTGGCTAAACAATAGTGTTGGAAACACGGCAATATTAATTTCCATAATTGACATTTTTTGTGGAAATCATTTCGGACTATTCATATATAGTTCATTAACAATTTTAGGTAAAGATACGTAAAGATGATATCCCTTCGTATTTACATCTGCAGAAAGTGTATGTGCTAATTAGAAATTGTTTTGTAGCTCGTCATCTGGTCTTCCTCCTTGACCTCCAAGTCTTCGGAACTGAATGTTGAATTATTTAATTGCAAATATTTCCATACCAGAAGGTCCGTCCCTTAATTGACTATACAATAGATTTGGAAACACGGCAATATTAATTTccaaaattgacattttttatgcaaatttctGAATATTCACAGTCCATTTACAATTTTAGGTAAAGATACAAAAAGATGGTATccctatattatttttttaataatgtctGGATTTTATAGATATTggagttgaaattttaaatgaaaatatttctaagagaaaaaaattgtgacTGCTTAATATGAATGTTCAGAGAAGTTTTTCTAAAGTGTATTTAGGAATGAAATTTATGTGAAGCTTGCTTTACATACTGAATTTAATTTCccaaaaaaaaccacaaaatttttcaataatttacaaacgTAGTTAATTCGCATCTTAATTAGGTATGTGGCCATGCATGATTTAAGCACCACAACGTAGATAAagtatacaaaaaattattatgtcgTTAAAACAATCTTTTGAATACccttttaatgttttgaagTTCGATATTGAATATATCATCCATTTTTCTTTAgagtaatattttatatatatataatcatcaaaatatattgaaaagacCATTAAActaataaccaaaataaaatataaggacaagataaaaacaaaaaaacaaaaaacaaacttaaggggaaaaaaattgatctgttacaataaaaacaataaaaaaaaattacctaaaaTTTCTTATTACACCTCTTTAGAGTAAtattaatgtatatatataaatctgaTCATAATCTACTAAAGTTCTGTTGGtgtcaaattaatattatttatatttatgttagCATATATTATAGCATCTTAAGTGCTGTTTTCTATTTGAAGGTTCTATTATCATTGTATTCtacttcaaaatcaataaaactctgattattatatatataaaaaatcatactaTTAAATCATTATTGTTCACAAGTACTTGTGCGCCCATCGAGCAAATCGGATGTGTCCAAATCGGAGAGAATTAAAATTATGGAAggaaaaatcttgaaaaccaAATATAGAAGATAAAAAACTGATCCATTACTCATAATAAAATACGTCCTAGCAAATCCCTCAAGTgattttaaatctaattaagagcaaactatttaattagaattcatttgtattttttagtaGAGATTCCTATTAacattttttcttgaacaagTGATTTCTCCGCACTCCTCCAATAATTTCTAGCTTGacagacaaacaaacaaacaaataaatcatataaaattctcaaacaATTATATATCACAGTTAATtactttttgacattttttataacattttatttatttattttataagttggtGATTATTTTCTATAGAATGTTTACGCACATATTGAATAGATATGAACTGCAGTTACCTCACAAAGGGTGTAAGctagcaaaggaaaaaaaaaaaaaagaggaaaagtaAATACTtgagatatataaaatatgactCAAATGACTAAAATGAGAAACCCTATGTCAAACTATcgctttatatatattattttaaatgactaaaatgccattaaaataattagcaTTTTAAATGAGTTTATGATTTGAAGTGGTAGTCCTAAAAGATCTCTTTTTTCAAGTCTGTCCCTTTCATTCAACCTTCAAGTCTCCgcaactaatatatatatatattgtcaaacAAGTGGCGCAAAACGACTGAAGGTCTAATTATTGAAAGTTTAAATATTTCCATACAAGTGTTGGAAACACGGCAATATTAGTCGACTAAACAACAGTGTTGGAAACACGGCAATATTAGTTTCcacgataatttttttgtaatattgggCTTTTGTTATAGAGTAATTGactgtttgaaattataatagtttgaaatgtttttttttgtttaaaaatatattaaaaaaatatttttttatttttaaaaaattatgtttaagatcagcacatcaaaacgatttaaaaacataaaaaaaaatttagtaatttttttttgaaatttgggGGAATGCGGTTTCAATAGCGTTCCCAAACGATGCGTGTTTGTGAGCgtagttgtggttgtttttcaaagtgcttttcacttggaaatgtatcaaaataatattttttttttattttttaaaaattatttttgatattagtacatcaaaatgatctacaaacataaaaaaaaatttagaaacaaaaaaaataaaaaaaatattttttttttaaaaacacttttaaaacgcaaaaacaaacatggcctcaAAATCATATACATAATAAGAATATGcaaagagttttttttctgATTACAAAAACGAGAGATTTATTCAATCACTATTATGGCCATTAAAAACATAGCTTAATAGATAGAAAGAAGAGTACAGAAAAACTCAGAAGAGTGAGAAAACTTACTACCACAACTAAATCCACAACTAATTAAGTCATCTTTTCTTAGAACTCCTTGCTTGACAAAATGATCTGCAACTTGATTCTTTTCTTATGAACATGTTCAAAACTTTCAGAATGAAGCCTATTGCATGCATTTGAAATATCATTGAATTTAGTTTGCAGGTGCCAAGATTGTATAGCATTTGTTCCTTTAATATAGGTACTGGCATTATAAGAATTTGACTCTACAACCAATTGATTTGTAGAAGCATGGCGGCAATCAATACTAAAAAGCAGCCTTTTGAATTACCAAAACTTGAGCTTCATTAGATTTCATATTACTCgtggaacaagaaaaaaaaaacaaagaaatgtcCTTTCACAATCTCTAAGAACACCATCAATTCTTGATGGTCTTGGTTTGCAACTTGAAGACGCGTTAACATTCCACTTCAGCATACCTATGGTAGGAGGTAGCAAAGAAGAACCACTTCTCATATTTATGTTGTTAGTCCACGTGAAATTctgacataaataaataatcaaatgataattcAGATAGGAAATTTCATTTCCTTCCACATATAAGCTAAGCTGGAAGAAATCTACCGATTGCCTGTTGAAATGATGATAGAGCTCATAACCAACAAATAGGGGTATTTTCAGAACTTGGAACAAAAATCTCTCCTCTCTTCCTTGATAAGCAGCCGGCCAGcccaatgagaaaaaaaaaggaagctctgaatttttcttttttttccccacttAAATGAAGAGTAGGAAGTGAGAGATTGggttctttctttgttttcttggaaaatCAAGTGCGTGGGATAGTGTTTAGGAGAGGGAAAGTGAGAAATAAGTAATTGAAGTAAGGTATAATGAAGGGAAAAGGAGAATTGAGGAAGAAACTTGCTAGAAAAGTGTCAAATGAGGTTCAAAACTCTTGGGTAAGATATCATACCTctctaatttttatcaatttatgtataggaaaggaaattatgattttctacTCTATGGGTTCAGAAACTTTGAGAAATTGGTAACGTAATTGTAAATTGTTGATTTAGGGTAGGAGGTGAGCTTAACTACTAGGAATGTTGTAACTCATTTGTAGGTTATTTCCTTTAAAATTtactgttttaaaataaaaaataaaaaacataataataatagcaaggaGACTAGGATTTTGGCAAAAGCAAGCTGGGAGGATTTCAGATATTGAGTAAGATTAAACTACAACTTTAAATGAATTGGGAGCCCAATTGTACcctaaaactaaaaagacaaCGCAGATTGAAgctcaaattaaatgattattgaacAAATTTGTATAAAGATTAAGTCTAaagatataattagattttaataggtcaatttcatttaattatggaccaaattaaaagtttaattatatttaagaattaatttgggtccaattaaatgatttaattaagtgtaagGATTTAACTATACTTTAAattagtcaaattaattttttaggggATTAATTGGTGAAAACTTAAGTTTGAAAGCCCAGTTTGAGTTTAactgagaagattgaaattttataggatcaaatttaatttttaaagttaattggttcaaatcaaaggtaaaattacaagaaatttgaaagtttgaggtcaattaaaggtcaaattaaagaaatttgcagctaataatttttttaaaaaaagcatcgAACTCTAGGaactcaattgattgaaatcaaaaatgaaattaaaaaatttaaaagttttgttgttatttatttttgaaggtcccataaaaaaaaatgaaaaaagaaaatacaaaaaaaaagtttccaaaaccctttaaaaaaattacgcTTTtctataaagagagagagagacaaagcTAAATGCAATTTTGATGGCACTATTTACCATCACCGTGCGTTGCAGTCAGGGAAATAAGGTTTTCTTCCCTTCCTTTGCAGTGTCTTTatctcttcttttcatttgtcTAAAAACAACTACACAACCCATATCCTCTCATGACCTATCATTGAGATGAAAAAACAGAGGGGAGAAGCCCTGCAGGTAGCTGCACAATGACCGCTAGCCACTTTACCCCTTTGACATGATTGGACACGGGTAGAgtagctctttctttttttcccctataTATACCCCCTGACCGGGAGGTGGGTGGggggaggagaagaagatgaaaaaataaaggaaaaacaaaacaataaaaaaagaacgaaaaaaagagaaaaacagaaaGGGTAGAGAGACTGGTTAAAGATTATTACATACCTGATAATCAACCATGCACAATCTCTCAAACTATATCGTGCAATTATTGAGCTATGCATAGacatcttaatttaattaaatcgaAGTCCACGGTAATAAAGTAGTTATGCTTGTCTCTCATGGAATTAAATCGCTTGTGCATTGGTTCTCACTCTGTTCCTGGTTTATTAAATCTCTTGGCATGACCTCTTTCATTGGTGGCTCGCCCCATGCGATTAATATTCATGTGGATTACCCAAAGTAGCTTTTGAATTCTGTAAATTACCTTCCTTTTTGTTCAAT
This window contains:
- the LOC112323579 gene encoding receptor-like protein 9DC3, with the protein product MQIFISHLSFNTPNILSNPARPANMGFSPLSLSQFLSSILFLFHFHTTISSSNYSSSSHFCAPDQSLSLLQFKESFSINSSASGRCQHPKTESWKEGTDCCLWDGVTCDMKTGQVTALDLACSMLYGTLHSNSTLFSLHHLQKLDLSDNDFQSSHISSQFGQFSNLTYLNLNYSVFAGQVPSEISHLSKLVSLDLSGDENDYLSLEPISFDKFVRNLTQLRELDLSRVNMSLVVPNSLMNLSSSLSSLKLFSCGLQGKFPSSIRKFKHLQQLDLADNNLTGSIPDDLGQLTELVSIDLSFNDYLSVEPSSFDKTIQNLTKLRGLRLGYVNMPLVIPNSLANLSSSLSALSLWGCGLHGKFPDNIFLLPNLEELDLTYNDDLTGSFPSSNVSNVLWLLGLTRTRISVSLENDFFNNLKLLEVLVLRNSNITRSNLSLIGDLTHLTRLDLAGSNLSGQVPSSLTNLVQLQSLYLDNNNFSGRIPEFLGNLTLLENLGLSNNQLSGPIPSQISTLSLRLFDMSKNNLHGPIPSSIFKQENLEALSLASNSKLTGEISSSICKLKVLQLLDLSNNSLSGFIPQCLGNFSNSLSVLNLGMNNLQGTIFSPFSKGNNLKYLNLNGNELEGKIPSSIINCIMLQVLDLGDNKIEDTFPYFLETLPELYILALKSNKLHGFVSSPTTKNSFSKLRVFDISNNNLSGPLPIGYFNSFEAMMAYDQNPFYMMAYSIKVTWKGVEIEFEKIQSTLRILDLSNNSFTGEIPKEIGKLKAVQQLNLSHNSLTGHIQSSFGMLTYLESLDLSSNLLTGRIPVQLADLTFLAVLDLSHNRLKGAIPTGKQFNTFNASSFEGNLDLCGFPMPKECNNDEAPPLQPSNFHDGDDSKFFGEGFGWKAVAIGYGSGFVFGVTMGYVVFRTRKPAWFLKVVEDQWNLKARRTKKNARRNGARRN